The genomic window GGTTGTTTCTTAAAATTTGTTTTTTGTCTGTTTGCCCGGATTGGCCCAATCTTTTGACGCATCACCGGTAGTCCCGTAAGCAGCACGCTCACAATACACTTCTTCGTCGTCACCATACGGAAACCCCGGAAACGAGGTGTCGTTGTTCTTATCAAATCCAAGGCTGGAATTGCTGGTCTCCCATTGGTCCGGCAGCTCATCCAGATCACTGTCAAGCATTCCATGCCAAGTCCCGCCGGAAAGATTGTTCAGATCAACCTGCCTGTGGGTTTTTTCGTGAACCAGGGTGGCGGCCAATGTGTCTATTCCTTTGCGATCCACCGACAGGCCCGCAGCGTTGTAAACCTCGTGGCCCGCTGATGCGGGGCCGTGGATGGTGTAATGCGGAGCGCTGGGATTTGAATTGTATTCCGCATATTGGTCCGCCCCTCCGGGTGCGTAACTATAAGTGCCGCTGGTAAGATCATACCCCGGAACCGCGGTTCCCGCCCAATAGAAATACCAGTTCGGCGTCACCCCTGCTCCGACTCCCGGATGATTCGTCGCTTCTTTTGGAAAGAATACCTCGAAATCCCCCTTCTCCAGCGTGTCCGCATGGCCATCACATTCGAACTCGGCCTGCTTGAGGCCGAAACCCGTGTTGTCGGTAGGCAACGCCGTATATTTCGCCTTCGCGATCAAATGCTCTCCTGAAACCGAAGATTTCCCGTCGGTGTTCAAAGGATCCCATTCAAAGGTTGATCCGCTGATGGCTGGCAGCTTGTAGATGCAGCGATCGGAAAACTTCACACCGTCGTGCCCGGTCAGCCCTGCCGTGCCGTCAGGCTTGACCCGTATTTTCAGCTCGATTTCCAAGACTCCGGTGTTTGCCGTGCTATACGTGAATTCGTTCTGTCCGTCCCCGCTATCATCCGGCTTGGTGACGGGAGATTCCTTGGGGGTGATCCACTCGAACAAAGGCACATATAATGTGGCTGTCTTGCCTTCGGCGAAGAAGGGATCACTTTCATCGTGTCCGCCCAGAATACCCTGGTCATCTTTCAAGACAATGCATTCTCCGTTGAAATTGAGAGTGTAGTCATAGTCCGGCTTGTCATCGCTCTCGAACTCAGGGTCTGTTCCGGCGTGGCTCAGCGTGACCGTATATTTAGCCCCTTTCGGCAGGTGGACCGTATCAGTCTGGACTTCTCCATAAGCCCTGTTCGTACGTTTCCTCACCTGGCTGTCGCCTTCCGTAGGCTGCAGCAACACCCGATATTTCTCGGAGTGGCTTCCGCTGTGGTCGCCGAAGCTGATGTTGACCGCCACGGTGCCGCCTGGAGGCGGATCGCTGTCGTTGGGATCGTTCGGATTCGAACCCTGCTCCACCTCCACATCATCGTTCACGCCGTCGCCGTCGGAATCAGGGTCGAACGGCTTTGTTCCATAAACGCTCTCCTCCTCATTGGTGAGGTTGTCACCGTCGGGATCGGCATCAGGATCGTTGTTCGGATTCGAATCGTTCAGGTTGTGAAGATTGGGATTGAAGCCGACGCTGTATTCCCATCCGTCATCCATCCTGTCGCCATCACTGTCAGGCTGGACAGGATTGGTATGGGTTGTGGCGTATTCCTGAAGATTCGTGAGTCCGTCGTAATCGGCATCCAGGGCCGCGTCGTTGACATTCCATTTCAGCTTGCTGAGGTAAACATAAGGAATGACGTTCTTGCGCCAGATCCCCCACTTCGCCTCCCAGCCATCCGGCATCCCGTCTCCGTCTCGGTCCTTGGTGCTGTCGTTCGTGGAATTCGTGGTGGAGTCGTTCGGGTCGAGATCCAGGACATATTCGTGCTGGTTCTTGATTCCGTCTCCGTCAGGATCTCCATCCCGTCCCTGATTTCCCGTGGAAGACTTGGCGTTGAGCCCCTTGGAAACCTCCCATCCGTCAGGAAGGACGTCATTGTCCGTGTCATAGTCAAAGGGGTCTGTGGTAGCAACGTATTCGCCCAGGTTGTTCAGGCCGTCCAGATCGGGATCCAAAACTCCATCAGCCACCTCCCAGTCCAGCTTTCTCGTAAAGACATAGTTCCCGAGGCCGGAACCTCCTTCAAATGTGCCGAAAGATGCCTCGTAACGATCCGGCATGCCGTCGCCGTCACGGTCGCGGACACCGTCGTTCACCGTGTGTGTGGTTGAATCCCGAGGATCCAGATTCAAAAGGAATTCATATTGGTTCGTCACTCCATCCCCATCCACATCTCCGGATGCCCCGTTCACTCCGGAGGCGGATTTCGGGTTGAAGGCGTGGGTGATTTCCCATCCATCCGGCAGATAGTCATCGTCCGTATCATAATCCACCGGCGATGTTCCTGCCAGATATTCGGCCGTGTTGCTCAAACCGTCTCCATCCACATCCACGCTGCTGTCGGCCACCGTCCAGTCGGTTATAGAAACCCAAACGTAGTGTTCCAACGTACTGTTCCACTCGAACTGGCCGTATGAAGCCTCCCATGCGTCAGGCAGTCCGTCACCATCCCGATCCTTCGTATTGTCGTTGGTTCCGGCTGTCGTGGCATCGTGCGGGTCGAATCCCAGGACAAATTCCAGCAGATTGATGATTCCATCTCCATCCGGATCTTCGCCTGCATCCCAATATTCCAGCGGCTCCAAGCCATGTCCGACCTCCCAGCCATCCGGAATTCCGTCCCAATCCGTGTCATACGAGCGGGGATCCGTTCCCTCCGTGTATTCAGCCGAATTGATCAGGCCGTCCCCATCGAAATCTCCCGCACCGTCCGCGGTCTTCCAGTCGAAAGAATTCTGTGCCTCCCAAGCATCCGGCATCCCGTCGCCGTCCCTGTCTCTCGTGGAATCAGGGATGCCGCCTGTGGACGCGCTCAAGGGATCGAAGCCCAACAGATATTCGTAGTAGTTGATGACACCATCGGAATCCGTGTCATCATAATAATCCCAGTTTCCCACAATCAAGCCATTCGCCACCTCCCACCAGTCCGGCAGGCTGTCATAATCACTGTCGTAAGGAGTTTGAAGACGTATGTTGGCAGGAAGCGAAAACGCCCCGGCCGCGCTCACCGCGACCGCGTTGATATCCAGATTGCCCCAGGTTGTCGGAGTATAGATATAGGTGAAGGGAGTGGAGTTATCCTCCCCCAAATAAATGCCATCCGCATAGAAGTACACCTTGTCAATGGTTCCGGTCGTTATGGTCGCGGTTGCGACGACGGATGCGTTTCCACCCATGAGCACCTCGGAGCCGTCGGCCGGAGAGGTGATGGACACCACGGGGGAAGGTCCGGCCAGATTGAGTCCGAAAAGGGGAGATGGATTGGTGACGATCGTTCTAAACGCGTTCGCAAGCTGTCCCTCCGTGCCGTATCCCCATGCGAACAACGAGCCATCCTCCTTCAAGGCAAAGGATGTGAGACCGCCATCCACGACGGTCCAGATCCCCCCGGCGGGACCGGTGGTCTGCACGGGTGTGTATTTCTCCCAATCAGTCGTTCCATCCCCCGCCTGCCCAACTTCGTTGGCCCCCCAGGCCCATATCGTCCCATCCGACTTGGAAGCACGGGAGCCCCGCTCAGAACCCGCGATGCTGACCACTCCTGAGAGGCCGCTGACCTGCACAGGCGAGGCTTGGTTGATCCCGCTCCCGTCTCCCAATTGGCCACGGGTGTTCTCACCCCAGGCCCACACCGTTCCGTCCGATTTCAGCGCCAGCGAATGATAAAACCCGCATGCGATCTCAACCACTCCTGTCAGACCGCCAACCTGTACGGGAGTGCCCGACAAACCCGCACCCCAGTTCCAAACCGTGCCGTCCGACTTCAGGGCGAGCGAAAATGAACGACCGCACGCCACTGATTTGACCCCGCTCAACCCGCTCGTGATCACAGGGGTCTGCTTGGAGGTCATGCTTCCATCCCCCAGCTCACCGCTTGTGTTGTTGCCCCAGCCCCACACCGTGCCGTCCGACTTGACAGCCAGGGAATGGAAGCTGCCGCAAGCCACCGACAGAACTCCCGTCAGCCCGCTCACCGCGACCGGAGTTCTCCGGGTGATGACAGTGCCATCCCCCAGCTGACCGTAATAGTTGTCGCCCCATGCCTGGACGGTACCGTCCGACTTCACCGCCAACGAATGATACTCCTTTGTGGATACGGATTGCACACCGGTCAGTCCGCTCACCTGGACGGGAGCCATCCGTGTCGTCACGGTACCGTCCCCCAACAATCCGCTGCTGTTGGAACCCCAGGCCCATGCCGTGCCATCGGATTTGGCAACCACCGCGTGAAACATTCCGCTTGAGGCTGAAACCACGTCGGTAAGAGCATATATCTGCAGAGGCTCCGTCCGGTAACGCACGGCCGGATTTCCCAACTGGTTGTTATAATTATATCCCCATGTCCTGACCACCCCGTCCGGAAACATCGCCTGCGAAAAGTTGGCGCCACCGGCCACCATGGTCGCGCCGGTTATCCCGGTGATCTGCACAGGCGTTGTGCTGCCGGACGTATCCCCGAGTCCCAGTTCCCCATTGGTATTCATACCCCATCCCCATCCTGTTCCGTCCGATTTGAGCGCCATCGAGTGACTACCTCCGCAAGCCACCGAAACGATTCCCGTCAAACCGCCCACCTGCACCGAAGTCGGGCGGTTCGTGTTGCTGGCATCTCCGATCTGGCCCCTGTTATTATATCCCCAGGCCCGGACAGTCCCATCCGATTTCAACGCCAACACATGATTGTCACCGGCGGCAAGCTTGATCACGCCTGACAATCCAGTCGCGGTCACAGGAGTCGTCCGGGTGGTGGTGGAGCCGTCTCCAAGTTGCCCATAATTGTTTCGTCCCCAGGAACGGACCGTGCCATCGGACTTGGCAGCCAGGGAATGATACGCCCCGCAAGCAACGGAAACCACTCCGGTCAGGCCGCTGACTTGCAACGGTGTTTTCCGATTGGTTGTCCCGCCGTCACCCAACTGGCTGAAATTGTTTTCACCCCATACCCATACGGTCCCGTCCGACTTCAATGCCATCGAATGCGAATATCCGGCGGACAAAGAAACAACTCCCGTCAGGCCACTGACCTGCACCGGGGTTTTCCTGTTCGTCAGCGTGTTGTCCCCCAGCTGACCCGCGCTGTTCCAACCCCACGTCCAGACCGTTCCATCCGACTTCAACGCCAGCGAATGAGATGATCCGCAAGCTATGGAAACCACATTTGTCAGACCGGTGACCTGTACTGGGGCGGGTTGGAGAGCCTGGGTTCCATTGCCAAGCTGCCCGTAACTGTTCATCCCCCAAGACCACACCGTACCATCCGATTTCAATGCTATCGAATGCGATCTTCCGCTTGAGATCATCGGCTGCACCGCCAGCACGGAGCCGGCTGACAGACCCGACATCACCAACAGGTGAAACCCATAGGAACGAAATCCGGATGTTCTAACAATCCATACGGCGCGCGGAGTGTTATCAAACTCATCCGAATGCCCCGGAGCATCATGGGAAATCGCCAGCTGTCGCGACGTCGCTCTGGCGACAGCCTTCAAACAGCCCAAGATTGAACGGATGACTGAAGCGGAAGAGTCCGCCCCTGGTGAGGAGTTGTGGGTCATAATTTCAAATGCCTGATTGGTACATCAAATTCCTGTCGGTATTCCACATGTCCCGGCGGCGCGGCATTTACCGACATTCACACCGAAAAAAAATATCCAAGATCAACAGCATGCGGAATCAGATCGAAACACATCGTTTTATCGCAGTAACAACACGCTTACTCCGCCCACCCCCGTCTTCGTCAATATCATTTTTAAAAAATCATATTTGAAATCTAACAAATGCATTGATTCATTTGTTAGATATTCATCAATTGGTTCCGAATCGGTACATTTTTGAGATCGCGCGCCACCATTCCGAACTTTGCAACCAATTCATTATGAGGTATCATTTTTATAATGTCCGTTTTTGACACCTCTCCCTTCAATCATGACGGCGCGGAATCGAGCATTGTGGGGAAGCGTGGGTGAACTATTCGGGGTGGCGATGCATGGGTATGGTAAAACTCCCCCGAGACGTTCAGATTGATCGGGACCAGGGCGCCTGCATCGGGCGTGACCCAAGAGATGTTCCGGAGCCGCGACATGCCCTCCGCGCCTGGACAGGGAATCGGATGCCACCCCTCTCAATCATCCCGCCCCAGAAACTCCAGGATGCCTGCGGCGGTTTTCTGGGAGATGCCGGGCAGCTTCGCGATCTCATCCGCGCCCGCTTTTTTCAATCTGGCCACGCTGCCGAATTTTTCCAACAGCTGGCGTTTCTTGTTCGGTGAGATGCCGGGGCAGTCGTCGAGCAGGCTTTCCTTCATGCGGCGGCGGTAGAGGAGCGAGTTGTAGCCGTTCGCGAAGCGGTGGGCCTCGTCGCGGATGCGCTGGAGGAGCTTCAGCGCGCCGCGGTCATGCGGAATGCGGATGGATTGTTCCCGACCGGGGACGAAGACCTCCTCGTGTTGTTTCGCGAGGCCGACGACGGGCAGGTCGTGGAGGCCGAGGGCCTGGAGCTCCCTCACGGCCATGCCGAGCTGGCCCTTGCCACCGTCCACGATGACGAGGTCCGGCAGGATGATCTTCGCCTTCCCCTCGCGGGCGAGGCGGCGCTGGGAGTCGATCAGGCTTTCCTGCGAGAATTCCGCATCGGGATTCGCCTGGCTGTTTTCCAGCAGGATGCGGGAATAACGGCGGCGGATGACTTCCGCCATGGAGGCGAAGTCGTCCTGCCCGCTGACGGTCTTGATGCGGTAGCGGCGGTAGTTCTGGTTGTCCGGCCTGCCATCGGTGAAGCGCACCATGGACGCGACGATGTGGTTCGAGGAAACGTTGGAAATATCGAAGCACTCCATGACGCGCGGCGGACCGGCGAGGTGGAGTTCCTCACCGAGTTCGGCGAGGTCCTCGGTCGGCTTGACGGTCGTCTGCACTCCACGCCCCCGGGCGAATTGGCGGGTGGGCGAGAGGGTTTTTTCGAGATTCTGCAGGATGTCGCGCAGGGTGGCGGCCTTTTCGAAATCGAGGTTCTCCGCCGCCGTCGTCATTTCGGCGCGGAGGCTGTCGAAGACCCCGCGCTTCCCCTTCCCTTCGAGGATGCGGCAGGCCTCCTCCACCCGGGCGAAATATTCCTCCCGGGAAATGCGCCCGATGCACGGCGCGGAGCAGTTCCGGATGATGTCGGCATTGCAGTGCCTGTAGTCCGCCTCTCCGGGATTCGGCGGGCGACAGACGCGGAGGCCGAGGCTGCGGTTCAGCCATTCAAGGGTGCTGTGGAGCGCGCCGGAGTGGGGGAAAGGGCCGAAGTAGCGCGAGCCGTCGTCTTTTTTCATCCGGGTGGTGACGAAGCGCGGCCATGGATCCGCCAGGCGGATCTTCACCAGCAGGAAACGCTTGTCGTCCCGGAACGAGACGTTGTAACGCGGGCGGTAGTCCTTGATCAGCTTGCCTTCCAGCAGCAGGGATTCCTCCTCGTTGCGCACCGTGTGGAACTCGAAGTCGTGGATGGAATCGATGAGCGCGCGGGTTTTCACGTTCGCCCGCATTTTCTGCGACGCCATGAAATAGGACGACATCCGGCGCTTCAGATCCCGCGCTTTTCCGACATAGATGATGGAGCCCAGGCGGTCTTTCATCAGGTAAACACCGGGCAGGTGCGGAACCTCGCGGAGTTTTGATTT from Luteolibacter yonseiensis includes these protein-coding regions:
- a CDS encoding Ig-like domain-containing protein — its product is MSGLSAGSVLAVQPMISSGRSHSIALKSDGTVWSWGMNSYGQLGNGTQALQPAPVQVTGLTNVVSIACGSSHSLALKSDGTVWTWGWNSAGQLGDNTLTNRKTPVQVSGLTGVVSLSAGYSHSMALKSDGTVWVWGENNFSQLGDGGTTNRKTPLQVSGLTGVVSVACGAYHSLAAKSDGTVRSWGRNNYGQLGDGSTTTRTTPVTATGLSGVIKLAAGDNHVLALKSDGTVRAWGYNNRGQIGDASNTNRPTSVQVGGLTGIVSVACGGSHSMALKSDGTGWGWGMNTNGELGLGDTSGSTTPVQITGITGATMVAGGANFSQAMFPDGVVRTWGYNYNNQLGNPAVRYRTEPLQIYALTDVVSASSGMFHAVVAKSDGTAWAWGSNSSGLLGDGTVTTRMAPVQVSGLTGVQSVSTKEYHSLAVKSDGTVQAWGDNYYGQLGDGTVITRRTPVAVSGLTGVLSVACGSFHSLAVKSDGTVWGWGNNTSGELGDGSMTSKQTPVITSGLSGVKSVACGRSFSLALKSDGTVWNWGAGLSGTPVQVGGLTGVVEIACGFYHSLALKSDGTVWAWGENTRGQLGDGSGINQASPVQVSGLSGVVSIAGSERGSRASKSDGTIWAWGANEVGQAGDGTTDWEKYTPVQTTGPAGGIWTVVDGGLTSFALKEDGSLFAWGYGTEGQLANAFRTIVTNPSPLFGLNLAGPSPVVSITSPADGSEVLMGGNASVVATATITTGTIDKVYFYADGIYLGEDNSTPFTYIYTPTTWGNLDINAVAVSAAGAFSLPANIRLQTPYDSDYDSLPDWWEVANGLIVGNWDYYDDTDSDGVINYYEYLLGFDPLSASTGGIPDSTRDRDGDGMPDAWEAQNSFDWKTADGAGDFDGDGLINSAEYTEGTDPRSYDTDWDGIPDGWEVGHGLEPLEYWDAGEDPDGDGIINLLEFVLGFDPHDATTAGTNDNTKDRDGDGLPDAWEASYGQFEWNSTLEHYVWVSITDWTVADSSVDVDGDGLSNTAEYLAGTSPVDYDTDDDYLPDGWEITHAFNPKSASGVNGASGDVDGDGVTNQYEFLLNLDPRDSTTHTVNDGVRDRDGDGMPDRYEASFGTFEGGSGLGNYVFTRKLDWEVADGVLDPDLDGLNNLGEYVATTDPFDYDTDNDVLPDGWEVSKGLNAKSSTGNQGRDGDPDGDGIKNQHEYVLDLDPNDSTTNSTNDSTKDRDGDGMPDGWEAKWGIWRKNVIPYVYLSKLKWNVNDAALDADYDGLTNLQEYATTHTNPVQPDSDGDRMDDGWEYSVGFNPNLHNLNDSNPNNDPDADPDGDNLTNEEESVYGTKPFDPDSDGDGVNDDVEVEQGSNPNDPNDSDPPPGGTVAVNISFGDHSGSHSEKYRVLLQPTEGDSQVRKRTNRAYGEVQTDTVHLPKGAKYTVTLSHAGTDPEFESDDKPDYDYTLNFNGECIVLKDDQGILGGHDESDPFFAEGKTATLYVPLFEWITPKESPVTKPDDSGDGQNEFTYSTANTGVLEIELKIRVKPDGTAGLTGHDGVKFSDRCIYKLPAISGSTFEWDPLNTDGKSSVSGEHLIAKAKYTALPTDNTGFGLKQAEFECDGHADTLEKGDFEVFFPKEATNHPGVGAGVTPNWYFYWAGTAVPGYDLTSGTYSYAPGGADQYAEYNSNPSAPHYTIHGPASAGHEVYNAAGLSVDRKGIDTLAATLVHEKTHRQVDLNNLSGGTWHGMLDSDLDELPDQWETSNSSLGFDKNNDTSFPGFPYGDDEEVYCERAAYGTTGDASKDWANPGKQTKNKF
- a CDS encoding excinuclease ABC subunit UvrC produces the protein MSTPDFKSKLREVPHLPGVYLMKDRLGSIIYVGKARDLKRRMSSYFMASQKMRANVKTRALIDSIHDFEFHTVRNEEESLLLEGKLIKDYRPRYNVSFRDDKRFLLVKIRLADPWPRFVTTRMKKDDGSRYFGPFPHSGALHSTLEWLNRSLGLRVCRPPNPGEADYRHCNADIIRNCSAPCIGRISREEYFARVEEACRILEGKGKRGVFDSLRAEMTTAAENLDFEKAATLRDILQNLEKTLSPTRQFARGRGVQTTVKPTEDLAELGEELHLAGPPRVMECFDISNVSSNHIVASMVRFTDGRPDNQNYRRYRIKTVSGQDDFASMAEVIRRRYSRILLENSQANPDAEFSQESLIDSQRRLAREGKAKIILPDLVIVDGGKGQLGMAVRELQALGLHDLPVVGLAKQHEEVFVPGREQSIRIPHDRGALKLLQRIRDEAHRFANGYNSLLYRRRMKESLLDDCPGISPNKKRQLLEKFGSVARLKKAGADEIAKLPGISQKTAAGILEFLGRDD